Proteins encoded together in one Triticum dicoccoides isolate Atlit2015 ecotype Zavitan chromosome 7B, WEW_v2.0, whole genome shotgun sequence window:
- the LOC119337446 gene encoding COP1-interacting protein 7-like translates to MRPEARLDSAAFQLTPTRTRCDLVVVVNGRKEKIASGLLNPFVAHLKVAQEQIAKGGYTILLQPDPGADAPWFTRGTIQRFVRFVSTPEVLERVTTIESEILQLQDAIAVQNNANIGLKSAEGHNVDSSMEGSKTSYDPDGDKALVLYKPDTHPASPLQNDTGVHEEHSKVQLLRVLETRKTVLRKEQAMAFARAVAAGFDIDNLIYLISFAERFGASRLMKACTQFIDLWRQKHETGQWIDVEPEAMSARSEFPPFNAAGIMLMGDKETMSVSNGDTNGEDAAKADHRTPQHPGAPHHGPYQSGYPPWAMHPPYPMQGMPPYYPGANPYYPPPYPPTDDPRYNRSERRLSRRHSADSKDFDNSDDESDDQSGSERESSHGRKSSKKGNRSGKKKSNVIVIRNVNVTSRKKHGSSESESQSGSDVASEDSDDSHRKSSKRNHHKRSSSKKKGDKKTTVESEDEYTKDGMSNGQQDGDQGNWNAFQNFLLRDEEKTRDHNDADMFASEREAPQPPRRKETTRSIDDPILLSERGSADVNERHAMSFSSANGRIRARQMMSGDELMMSAEGRSFVDGGMKEIEAGGGGYRRGANDDFMVYGQDNSMDRRSSLDPLAEAHYKRPTPLEEKKNVHSMGDESFMIPVTSNSQDNLGAAGRTAIDIDAELGSSVQKTSDAKAGAELFYEPDELIPERGFEDVSFGYDPSMDYDSHMQIQHDVSVEDANAEDLSVCVEGEEKMPGKDKKLRGSQEGVDKRRKDASARRLSAPKGPLTDAQKRAQNLRAYKVSLQKEKKELEAEQMKRLERLKQEREKRIAARSGASNPQKTTAKASAVSKSTSSLAEMKKEKSGGTTESLIERLKKLAQPKTNASTLNHKSATADHPRRRSLPQ, encoded by the exons ATGAGGCCGGAGGCGAGGCTCGATTCGGCGGCCTTCCAGCTCACCCCCACCCGCACCAG GTGTGATTTGGTTGTGGTGGTGAATGGGAGGAAGGAGAAGATCGCCTCCGGCCTGCTCAACCCCTTCGTGGCGCACCTCAAGGTCGCCCAGGAGCAGATCGCTAAGGGAGGCTACACCATCCTGCTCCAGCCGGATCCGGGGGCCGACGCGCCATGGTTCACCAGGGGCACCATCCAGAG GTTCGTCCGGTTCGTGAGCACGCCGGAGGTCCTGGAGCGGGTCACCACCATCGAGTCCGAGATACTGCAGCTCCAGGATGCCATCGCTGTCCAGAACAATGCAAATATTGGACTCAAATCT GCAGAAGGCCATAATGTGGACTCCTCCATGGAAG GCAGCAAGACAAGTTATGATCCAGATGGTGATAAGGCACTCGTCCTGTACAAG CCTGacacacatccagcatctccactgCAGAATGACACTGGAGTACACGAGGAGCATTCAAA AGTTCAGCTTCTCAGAGTGCTGGAGACTCGCAAGACTGTCTTACGTAAAGAGCAGGCTATGGCCTTTGCACGTGCTGTAGCTGCTGGGTTTGATATTGACAACCTGATATATTTGATCTCATTTGCAGAGCGTTTTGGTGCTTCACGCTTGAT GAAGGCGTGCACACAGTTCATTGATTTGTGGAGGCAAAAACATGAAACTGGACAGTGGATTGATGTTGAACCTGAAGCTATGTCTGCACGTTCTGAATTTCCTCCCTTCAATGCTGCTGGCATTATGTTAATGGGAGATAAGGAAACAATGTCTGTCTCTAATGGAGATACAAATGGCGAAGATGCTGCTAAAGCTG ATCACAGGACACCTCAGCACCCAGGAGCTCCCCATCATGGTCCATATCAATCAGGATATCCACCATGGGCAATGCATCCTCCTTATCCCATGCAAGGCATGCCACCATACTACCCTGGGGCGAACCCATATTACCCTCCTCCCTACCCCCCAACGGATGATCCCAGGTACAACCGTTCAGAAAGGAGACTATCAAGGAGGCACTCAGCAGATAGCAAGGACTTTGACAACtccgatgatgaaagtgatgaccaAAGTGGTTCAGAGAGGGAGAGTTCTCATGGCCGCAAGTCGAGTAAAAAGGGCAATCGCTCGGGCAAGAAGAAATCTAATGTAATTGTCATACGCAATGTAAATGTAACATCAAGGAAGAAGCATGGGTCATCAGAGAGTGAGTCGCAATCAGGCTCTGATGTGGCATCAGAAGATAGTGACGATTCACACAGAAAATCCAGCAAGAGGAATCATCATAAGCGCTCAAGCTCGAAGAAAAAAGGGGATAAGAAAACCACTGTTGAGTCTGAAGATGAGTACACCAAGGATGGAATGTCTAATGGGCAGCAAGATGGAGATCAAGGAAACTGGAATGCGTTCCAGAATTTCTTGCtcagagatgaagagaagacaagagatcatAATGACGCGGACATGTTCGCCAGTGAAAGAGAGGCACCACAACCACCTAGGAGGAAAGAGACCACAAGAAGTATTGATGATCCTATTCTTTTATCAGAGCGAGGTTCTGCCGATGTCAATGAGCGGCATGCGATGTCTTTCAGTTCAGCCAACGGGAGAATTAGGGCCAGGCAGATGATGTCTGGTGATGAACTTATGATGTCTGCGGAAGGTCGGAGCTTTGTGGATGGTGGCATGAAGGAGATAGAAGCTGGAGGTGGAGGATACAGAAGAGGGGCAAATGATGACTTCATGGTTTATGGACAGGACAACTCAATGGACAGGAGGAGCTCCTTGGACCCCCTTGCCGAGGCGCATTACAAGAGACCCACTCCTCTAGAGGAAAAGAAGAATGTGCACAGTATGGGCGATGAGTCCTTCATGATACCTGTTACCTCCAACTCACAGGATAATCTTGGAGCAGCCGGCCGTACTGCCATTGACATAGATGCCGAGCTTGGCTCAAGTGTTCAGAAAACATCAGATGCTAAGGCTGGAGCTGAACTTTTCTATGAGCCAGATGAGTTGATTCCAGAGCGTGGATTTGAAGATGTTTCATTTGGATATGACCCATCAATGGACTATGACAGCCACATGCAgattcagcatgacgtcagcgttgAAGATGCAAATGCAGAGGATTTATCCGTTTGTGTTGAGGGTGAAGAAAAGATGCCGGGGAAAGATAAGAAGCTTAGAGGTTCACAGGAGGGCGTGGATAAAAGAAGGAAGGATGCCTCAGCAAGGAGATTGTCAGCGCCCAAAGGACCACTAACTGATGCACAGAAACGTGCGCAAAACCTACGGGCGTACAAAGTGAGCCTTCAAAAGGAAAAGAAGGAGCTG GAAGCGGAGCAGATGAAACGGCTGGAAAGGCTTAAGCAAGAGAGGGAAAAGAGGATTGCTGCAAGAAGCGGCGCATCGAATCCCCAGAAAACCACAGCTAAAGCAAGCGCAGTGAGCAAGTCAACCTCATCCTTGGCTGAGATGAAAAAGGAGAAAAGTGGCGGCACAACCGAATCCTTGATTGAGCGATTGAAAAAGCTTGCTCAACCTAAAACCAATGCTTCAACTTTGAACCACAAGTCAGCGACCGCGGACCACCCACGGAGAAGAAGCTTGCCGCAATAA